GCTGGCGGTATGGCAGGCACCACGGCAGCGGCACTGGGCTTTGCGCCCGGCGTAGCGCTGGCGGAAACGCGGCAGTATAAACTGCTGCGCACCCGTGAAACCCGTAATACCTGTACGTACTGCTCTGTCGGTTGCGGGCTGTTAATGTATAGCCTCGGCGACGGTGCTAAAAACGCCAAAGCGTCTATTTTCCATATCGAAGGCGACCCGGATCATCCGGTCAACCGCGGCGCATTGTGCCCGAAAGGGGCCGGTCTGGTGGACTTTATCCACTCCGAAAGCCGCCTCAAATTCCCTGAATATCGCGCGCCTGGCTCCGACAAATGGCAGCAAATCAGCTGGGAAGAGGCGTTTGATCGCATCGCAAAACACATTAAAGAAGACCGCGATGCCAACTTTGTTGAGAAGAACGCCGACGGCGTTACGGTCAACCGCTGGCTCTCCACCGGGATGCTGTGTGCCTCTGCTTCCAGCAACGAAACCGGTTATTTAACCCAGAAATTTACGCGCGCACTCGGTATGCTCGCGGTCGACAACCAGGCGCGTGTCTGACACGGACCAACGGTAGCAAGTCTTGCTCCAACATTTGGTCGCGGTGCGATGACCAACCACTGGGTCGACATCAAGAACGCCAACCTCATTGTGGTGATGGGCGGTAACGCCGCTGAAGCGCACCCTGTCGGGTTCCGCTGGGCGATGGAAGCCAAAATCCACAACGGTGCGAAACTGATTGTGATCGATCCCCGCTTTACGCGTACTGCGTCAGTGGCGGATTTCTACACCCCTATTCGTTCAGGTACTGACATCACTTTCCTGTCAGGCGTATTGCTGTACCTGATGACCAACGAAAAATACAACCGCGAATACACCGAAGCCTATACCAACGCCAGCCTGATCGTGCGTGAGGATTACCACTTCGAAGATGGCCTGTTCAGCGGTTACGACGCCGAAAAACGCAAATACGATAAAACCAGCTGGAACTACGAGCTGGATGAGAAAGGCTTTGCGAAGCGCGACACCACCCTGCAACACCCGCGCTGCGTGTGGAACCTGCTGAAAGAGCACGTCTCCCGCTACACGCCGGAAGTTGTCGAAAACATCTGTGGTACGCCGAAGGCGGACTTCCTGAAGGTGTGCGAGCTGATCGCCGAAACCAGCGCGAAAGATAAAACCGCGTCGTTCCTGTACGCCCTCGGCTGGACGCAACACTCCATCGGCGCGCAGAACATCCGCACCATGGCGATGGTTCAGCTGCTGCTCGGCAACATGGGGATGGCAGGCGGCGGCGTGAACGCCCTGCGCGGTCACTCCAACATTCAGGGTCTGACCGACCTCGGCCTGCTGTCTCAAAGCCTGCCGGGTTACATGAACCTGCCAAGCGAAAAACAGACCGACCTGCAAACCTACCTGACGGCCAGTACGCCGAAACCGCTGCTCGAAGGCCAGGTAAACTACTGGGGCAACTATCCGAAGTTCTTCGTCTCCATGATGAAAGCATTCTTCGGCGATAAAGCGACGGCGGAAAACAGCTGGGGCTTTGACTGGCTGCCGAAGTGGGACAAAGGCTACGACGTTCTGCAGTATTTCGAGATGATGCACCAGGGCAAAGTGAACGGCTATCTGTGCCAGGGCTTTAACCCGGTGGCCTCGTTCCCGAACAAGAACAAGGTTGTTGAGTCTCTGTCGAAGCTGAAGTTCCTGGTGACGATTGACCCGCTCAATACCGAGACCTCGACCTTCTGGCAGAATCACGGTGAATCGAACGACGTCGATCCGTCGAAGATTCAGACCGAAGTGTTCCGTCTGCCGTCAACCTGCTTCGCGGAAGAGAACGGGTCTATCGTTAACTCCGGACGCTGGCTGCAGTGGCACTGGAAAGGCGCGGACGCCCCGGGCATCGCCATGAACGACGGCGAGATCCTGGCCGGTATCTTCTTGCGCCTGCGTAAGATGTATGCGGAAGAAGGCGGCGCGAACCCGGAACCGGTCCTGAACATGACCTGGAACTACTCGACGCCGGAAAACCCTGCGCCAGAAGAAGTGGCGATGGAGAGCAACGGTAAGGCGCTGGCGGACGTTATCGACCCGGCCACCGGCACCGTACTAGCGAAGAAAGGCGATCAGCTCAGCACCTTCGCGCACCTGCGCGATGACGGCACGACCTCCAGCGGCTGCTGGATCTTTGCCGGTAGCTGGACGCCGAAGGGCAACCAGATGGCCAACCGCGATAACGCCGATCCGTCGGGCCTCGGCAATACGCTGGGCTGGGCATGGGCATGGCCGCTTAACCGCCGCATCCTCTATAACCGCGCATCCGCTGACCCACAGGGCAACCCGTGGGATCCGAAGCGTCAGCTTCTGAAGTGGGACGGCGCGAAATGGGGCGGCGTGGATATTCCGGACTACAGCACTGCCGCACCGGGCAGCGAC
The genomic region above belongs to Enterobacter pseudoroggenkampii and contains:
- the fdnG gene encoding formate dehydrogenase-N subunit alpha, whose amino-acid sequence is MQVSRRQFFKICAGGMAGTTAAALGFAPGVALAETRQYKLLRTRETRNTCTYCSVGCGLLMYSLGDGAKNAKASIFHIEGDPDHPVNRGALCPKGAGLVDFIHSESRLKFPEYRAPGSDKWQQISWEEAFDRIAKHIKEDRDANFVEKNADGVTVNRWLSTGMLCASASSNETGYLTQKFTRALGMLAVDNQARVUHGPTVASLAPTFGRGAMTNHWVDIKNANLIVVMGGNAAEAHPVGFRWAMEAKIHNGAKLIVIDPRFTRTASVADFYTPIRSGTDITFLSGVLLYLMTNEKYNREYTEAYTNASLIVREDYHFEDGLFSGYDAEKRKYDKTSWNYELDEKGFAKRDTTLQHPRCVWNLLKEHVSRYTPEVVENICGTPKADFLKVCELIAETSAKDKTASFLYALGWTQHSIGAQNIRTMAMVQLLLGNMGMAGGGVNALRGHSNIQGLTDLGLLSQSLPGYMNLPSEKQTDLQTYLTASTPKPLLEGQVNYWGNYPKFFVSMMKAFFGDKATAENSWGFDWLPKWDKGYDVLQYFEMMHQGKVNGYLCQGFNPVASFPNKNKVVESLSKLKFLVTIDPLNTETSTFWQNHGESNDVDPSKIQTEVFRLPSTCFAEENGSIVNSGRWLQWHWKGADAPGIAMNDGEILAGIFLRLRKMYAEEGGANPEPVLNMTWNYSTPENPAPEEVAMESNGKALADVIDPATGTVLAKKGDQLSTFAHLRDDGTTSSGCWIFAGSWTPKGNQMANRDNADPSGLGNTLGWAWAWPLNRRILYNRASADPQGNPWDPKRQLLKWDGAKWGGVDIPDYSTAAPGSDVGPFIMQPEGMGRLFAIDKMAEGPFPEHYEPFETPLGTNPLHPNVVSNPAARIFKGDFEALGKKDKFPYVGTTYRLTEHFHYWTKHALLNAIAQPEQFVEIGEKLANKLGIAHGDTVKVSSNRGYIKAKAVVTKRIRTLNVHGQQVDTIGIPIHWGYEGVAKKGFIANTLTPFVGDANTQTPEFKAFLVNVEKV